One Pseudomonas abieticivorans genomic region harbors:
- the lapG gene encoding cysteine protease LapG, whose amino-acid sequence MLRFALGVLLGTLLLTNLHADWDFALISSRAQALYGPLGEGKGRIDQWQRLLATDKQLSEPEKLKVVNLFFNHQIHYAEDIDVWHVEDYWATPVEALWKGQGDCEDYAIAKYMTLRHLGVDRDKLRITYVKALQQNRAHMVLTYYASPNAMPLVLDSLMDPIKPASQRPDLLPVYAFNGEGLWLTGAGGNKKMGDTKRLSRWQDVLKKMQAEGFPAEPDN is encoded by the coding sequence GTGCTACGGTTCGCCCTGGGCGTGCTGCTCGGTACCCTGTTGCTGACCAACCTGCACGCCGATTGGGATTTTGCCCTGATCAGCAGCCGGGCGCAGGCGCTGTATGGGCCGCTGGGCGAAGGCAAGGGGCGGATTGATCAGTGGCAGCGTTTGTTGGCCACCGACAAACAACTGAGCGAACCGGAAAAACTCAAGGTGGTGAACCTGTTTTTCAACCACCAGATCCACTACGCCGAAGACATTGACGTGTGGCACGTCGAGGACTACTGGGCGACACCGGTGGAAGCCTTGTGGAAAGGGCAGGGTGACTGCGAAGACTATGCGATCGCCAAGTACATGACCCTGCGCCACCTGGGGGTAGACCGCGACAAGCTGCGCATCACCTACGTCAAAGCCCTGCAACAGAATCGCGCGCACATGGTCTTGACCTACTACGCGAGCCCGAATGCCATGCCGCTGGTACTCGACAGCCTGATGGACCCGATCAAGCCAGCCAGCCAGCGCCCCGACCTGCTGCCGGTGTATGCCTTCAACGGTGAAGGCCTGTGGCTGACCGGTGCCGGCGGCAACAAGAAGATGGGTGATACCAAGCGGCTGTCGCGTTGGCAGGACGTGTTGAAAAAAATGCAGGCCGAAGGTTTTCCAGCCGAGCCCGACAATTAA
- a CDS encoding diiron oxygenase, with amino-acid sequence MKAADYQSFADAWEGRATIRTRPRRRVENDARLIYPLSRQPLVLSATFQQACPHLRDFVLVQSLYKFINDVVIFETEIVDHVARSIAKDNFAFRYPFACRYDAMTVVVDEDYHALVAMDFMQQTIELTGIEPIPLPDEIELSRAIPAALALAPEHLRSVVELICVAIAENTLTNDVAAFARDETVKDSIKGLMADHLLDEGRHSTFWTRLVRIYWHSVGPEEHAHIARILPVFIGQYLTNDIQKAFDQRLIEHLPVDAAVRQALLLEVRGLAFPINRQHPLLGNILRFFRASSLLDTPCVQAALTEYLP; translated from the coding sequence ATGAAAGCCGCCGACTACCAATCATTCGCCGACGCCTGGGAGGGCCGCGCCACCATTCGCACGCGCCCAAGGCGGCGCGTGGAGAATGACGCGCGGCTGATTTACCCACTCAGCCGCCAACCGCTGGTACTGAGCGCCACGTTCCAGCAAGCGTGCCCGCACCTGCGCGACTTCGTGCTGGTGCAGAGCCTCTACAAGTTCATCAACGATGTGGTGATCTTCGAAACCGAAATCGTCGACCACGTGGCTCGCAGCATCGCCAAGGACAACTTCGCCTTCCGCTACCCCTTCGCCTGCCGTTACGACGCCATGACCGTGGTGGTGGACGAGGATTACCACGCGCTGGTTGCCATGGACTTCATGCAGCAAACCATCGAATTGACCGGCATTGAGCCCATCCCCTTGCCCGACGAAATCGAGCTGAGCCGGGCCATCCCGGCCGCCCTGGCGTTGGCTCCGGAACACTTGCGCAGCGTGGTGGAGTTGATCTGCGTGGCCATTGCCGAAAACACCCTGACCAACGATGTCGCCGCATTTGCCCGTGACGAAACGGTCAAGGACTCGATCAAGGGGTTGATGGCCGATCACTTGCTCGACGAAGGCCGCCACTCAACCTTCTGGACCCGGCTGGTGCGCATCTACTGGCACAGCGTGGGGCCTGAGGAACACGCGCACATCGCTCGGATTCTGCCGGTGTTCATCGGCCAGTACCTGACCAATGACATCCAGAAAGCCTTCGACCAACGCCTGATCGAACACTTGCCTGTGGATGCCGCCGTGCGTCAGGCGCTACTGCTCGAAGTGAGGGGGCTGGCGTTCCCGATCAACCGACAGCACCCGCTGCTGGGCAACATCCTGCGGTTTTTTCGCGCCAGTTCACTGCTCGATACGCCCTGTGTCCAGGCCGCGCTGACCGAATACCTGCCTTGA
- the lapD gene encoding cyclic di-GMP receptor LapD has protein sequence MSLFKQLLLAICLFLVVAFSGSFMVSLESSRAQVVNQLRSHAQDAATALALSLTPNIDDPAMVELMVSSIFDSGYYASIKVIDLGDNKVLVDRSAEADAGGVPAWFVKLIGLQPAGGDAIVSRGWQQAARVEVVSHPMFALARLWESALGSLGWLLLCGAVSAGLGALLLRRQLKPLDYMVAQSQAIARREFLSLPELPRTPELRRVVQAMNLMVEKLKALFREQAERSEKLRIESYQDGLTGLANRRYFDMQLNARISHLDEGGGGYLLLLRVNDLTGLNQRLGGAHTDQLLQAIAQLLVRTCARFPEPLNLIARSRGGEFAVLVPGLERDEAMQLARELEAGLVSLHETGACDVSPVAHMGLAPYNAGDVPKALLALADEALGQAESRGEGSWVCLDHSVITAAGDDHRTWHGLLDQALSQDQFQLFFQPVVASADTAQVMHFKVLSRLLDGQGQSIAAGRFLPWIERFGWATRLDLLMVARVLKHLQQHHHPLALNLSAATLADPQALERLFALLAQQPLLGKYLTFEIGEEQLPEQSVLETLTRRLRALGYSLSLQRFGGRFSMIGNLAHLGLAYLKIDGSYIRAIDQESHKRLFIEAVQRAAHSIDLPLIAERVETDGELRVIREMGIQGVQGRLVGEPAPW, from the coding sequence ATGTCACTGTTCAAACAATTGCTGCTCGCCATTTGCCTGTTCCTGGTGGTCGCGTTCAGTGGCAGCTTCATGGTCAGCCTGGAAAGCTCTCGTGCCCAGGTGGTTAACCAACTGCGCTCCCATGCCCAGGACGCGGCCACCGCATTGGCGTTGTCGCTGACGCCCAATATCGATGACCCGGCGATGGTCGAGTTGATGGTCAGCTCGATTTTCGACAGTGGCTACTACGCCAGCATCAAGGTCATCGACCTGGGCGACAACAAGGTGTTGGTCGATCGCAGTGCCGAAGCCGACGCCGGCGGCGTACCGGCCTGGTTCGTCAAGCTGATCGGCCTGCAGCCGGCCGGTGGCGATGCCATCGTCAGCCGTGGTTGGCAGCAGGCAGCCCGCGTCGAAGTGGTCAGCCACCCGATGTTCGCCCTCGCCAGGCTTTGGGAAAGCGCCCTGGGCAGCCTGGGCTGGCTGTTGTTGTGCGGCGCGGTGAGTGCCGGGTTGGGCGCCTTGCTGCTGCGCCGCCAGCTCAAACCCCTGGACTACATGGTGGCGCAGTCCCAGGCCATTGCCCGTCGCGAGTTCCTCAGCCTGCCGGAACTGCCCCGCACACCGGAGCTGCGTCGCGTGGTGCAGGCCATGAACCTGATGGTGGAGAAGCTCAAGGCGCTGTTTCGCGAGCAGGCTGAGCGCAGCGAAAAATTACGCATAGAGTCTTACCAGGACGGGCTCACGGGCCTGGCCAACCGGCGTTACTTTGACATGCAACTGAACGCTCGGATCAGTCACTTGGACGAGGGCGGCGGTGGCTATTTGCTGCTGCTGCGGGTCAACGACCTGACGGGCCTGAACCAGCGTCTGGGCGGTGCCCACACCGACCAGCTGCTGCAAGCCATCGCCCAATTGCTGGTGCGCACCTGCGCACGGTTCCCGGAGCCGCTGAACCTGATTGCCCGCAGCCGCGGCGGCGAGTTTGCCGTGCTGGTGCCGGGCCTTGAGCGCGACGAGGCGATGCAGCTGGCCCGCGAGCTGGAGGCTGGCCTGGTCAGCCTGCACGAAACCGGTGCCTGCGATGTCAGCCCCGTGGCGCACATGGGCCTGGCCCCTTACAACGCCGGTGATGTGCCCAAAGCGTTGCTGGCGCTGGCCGACGAGGCGCTTGGCCAGGCCGAGAGCCGTGGTGAAGGCAGTTGGGTGTGCCTGGACCACAGCGTGATAACGGCGGCGGGCGACGATCACCGCACCTGGCATGGGCTGCTGGACCAGGCGCTGAGCCAGGATCAGTTCCAGTTGTTTTTCCAGCCGGTGGTGGCCAGCGCCGATACCGCGCAGGTGATGCACTTCAAGGTGCTCTCACGCCTGCTCGACGGCCAGGGCCAAAGCATTGCCGCAGGGCGCTTTTTGCCCTGGATCGAGCGTTTCGGCTGGGCCACGCGGCTTGATCTGTTGATGGTGGCGCGGGTGCTCAAGCACCTGCAACAGCACCATCACCCCTTGGCGCTGAACTTGTCGGCGGCCACGCTGGCCGATCCGCAGGCGCTGGAACGGCTGTTTGCGCTGTTGGCGCAGCAGCCGTTGCTGGGCAAGTACCTGACGTTCGAGATCGGCGAAGAGCAATTGCCCGAGCAGAGTGTGCTGGAAACCCTGACCAGGCGCCTGCGCGCATTGGGTTATAGCCTGAGCCTGCAGCGCTTCGGCGGGCGTTTCAGCATGATCGGCAACCTGGCGCACTTGGGCCTGGCTTACTTGAAGATTGACGGCAGTTACATCCGCGCCATTGACCAGGAAAGCCACAAGCGCCTGTTCATCGAGGCTGTCCAACGTGCGGCACACAGCATTGATCTGCCGTTGATCGCCGAGCGCGTGGAAACGGACGGGGAGTTGCGGGTTATCCGCGAGATGGGCATACAAGGTGTCCAGGGGCGCCTGGTAGGCGAACCGGCCCCTTGGTAA
- a CDS encoding DUF3050 domain-containing protein, whose amino-acid sequence MTLQKIELDNKKSELSTHPIFAEIHSLPVLRRFMETHVFAVWDFMSLTKRLQRELTCVSLPWLPPTDPKAARLINEIVLGEESDDTLHGGHYSHFELYLDAMREIGASTTAAERFVALQREGVSCHTALQSVDADPAAIAFVTDTLDIALHAPAHSVAAAFLHGRESVIPQMFQRILGHWGISKEQAPTFHYYLERHIEVDSEDHGPAAEALLDRLVKGDDQRQQQVFAAAIAAVNSRIALWDRLRQSMQASVAKVSA is encoded by the coding sequence ATGACCCTGCAAAAGATCGAACTGGACAATAAGAAATCCGAACTTTCAACCCATCCGATTTTTGCCGAGATTCATTCTCTACCGGTACTTCGCCGGTTTATGGAAACGCATGTGTTTGCTGTTTGGGACTTCATGTCACTGACCAAACGACTGCAACGTGAATTAACCTGCGTGTCACTGCCGTGGCTGCCCCCCACCGACCCCAAGGCAGCCAGGCTGATCAATGAAATCGTGCTGGGTGAAGAGTCCGACGATACCCTGCACGGCGGCCATTACAGCCATTTCGAACTGTACCTGGACGCCATGCGCGAAATCGGCGCCAGCACCACGGCAGCCGAACGTTTCGTGGCGCTGCAGCGCGAAGGCGTAAGTTGCCACACGGCCCTGCAAAGCGTGGACGCAGACCCCGCGGCCATCGCCTTCGTCACCGATACCCTGGACATCGCCCTGCATGCTCCGGCGCACAGCGTGGCCGCGGCGTTCCTGCATGGCCGCGAGAGCGTGATCCCGCAGATGTTCCAACGCATCCTTGGCCATTGGGGCATCAGCAAGGAACAGGCCCCCACCTTTCACTACTACCTTGAGCGCCACATCGAGGTGGACTCCGAAGACCACGGCCCCGCCGCCGAAGCGTTGCTGGACCGCCTGGTAAAGGGTGACGACCAGCGCCAGCAGCAGGTCTTTGCCGCCGCCATCGCCGCCGTGAACAGCCGCATCGCCCTGTGGGACCGCCTACGCCAATCGATGCAGGCCAGCGTTGCCAAGGTGAGCGCATGA
- a CDS encoding GntR family transcriptional regulator, giving the protein MTVKKPLSSILISEQVPAHLARSVIEEQLRNAILDGRLPPGMALRQQELATLFGVSRMPVREALRQLEAQSLLKVVTHKGAVVAPLIDEDAVDTYRLRQLLETEALRQSIPLLDDEDIAKARGYINQLETETSLHEMCRLNRLFHLSLYAKTENRKLLRLIESELNEEERFLRFHLSSMGLGKPTQEDHTELVDAVQKRDVEGAVGILHEHLAKAASTVKVFLDNRNQQ; this is encoded by the coding sequence GTGACCGTAAAAAAGCCCTTGAGCAGCATTCTGATCAGTGAGCAGGTCCCTGCCCACCTGGCCCGTTCCGTCATCGAAGAGCAACTGCGCAATGCCATCCTGGATGGCCGCCTGCCGCCCGGCATGGCCCTGCGCCAACAGGAACTGGCGACGCTGTTCGGCGTCAGCCGCATGCCCGTGCGCGAAGCCTTGCGCCAACTGGAGGCGCAATCGTTGCTCAAGGTGGTCACGCACAAAGGCGCAGTGGTGGCACCCCTGATCGACGAAGACGCCGTAGACACTTACCGTTTGCGCCAGTTGCTCGAAACCGAAGCCTTGCGCCAGTCCATCCCGTTGCTCGACGATGAAGACATCGCCAAGGCCCGTGGCTACATCAACCAACTGGAGACCGAGACCAGCCTGCATGAGATGTGTCGGCTCAACCGCCTGTTCCACCTCTCGCTCTATGCCAAGACCGAGAACCGCAAGCTGCTGCGCCTGATCGAAAGCGAGTTGAACGAAGAAGAGCGCTTCCTGCGCTTCCATTTGTCCTCAATGGGCTTGGGCAAGCCGACCCAGGAGGACCACACCGAGTTGGTCGACGCCGTGCAAAAGCGCGATGTGGAAGGCGCAGTCGGCATCCTGCATGAGCATTTGGCCAAAGCCGCCAGCACGGTCAAGGTATTCCTGGACAATCGTAACCAGCAATAA